A genomic stretch from Candidatus Poribacteria bacterium includes:
- a CDS encoding Dabb family protein, translated as MVEHIVLLKLKSEVTEAQLETLSDALLGMADEIRGIESITAGTNNSPEGKSQGYGYGFIVRFTDEAARDAYLPHPFHRQVASEHIRPLVEDVLVFDYSAPINT; from the coding sequence ATGGTTGAACACATTGTCCTACTCAAGTTAAAGTCGGAGGTTACCGAAGCGCAGCTGGAAACCTTATCCGATGCCCTGTTAGGAATGGCTGACGAAATCCGCGGCATTGAATCCATAACTGCTGGCACGAACAACAGTCCTGAAGGCAAAAGCCAAGGGTATGGGTATGGTTTTATCGTCCGTTTTACAGACGAAGCCGCACGCGACGCATATCTACCGCACCCTTTTCACCGTCAAGTCGCAAGTGAGCACATCCGTCCGCTTGTTGAAGATGTACTTGTTTTCGATTATTCCGCCCCGATCAACACCTAA